The window AAGTCCTCTAACCTATGCATGGATAACATCATATATATACCCCTAGATGAAATCGGATATTATAGACTGTTTAAACTTTGATCATccttaaatgaaaaattagattAAACGGGCCTCTCAAACAGCCTAACCAGTTACGTGCGTGTGGCTTGACAAGGCCTGGCCATTTGAGAGTGTCAAactttgattgaagatctatgtAATAAGCTCATAATCAGTCTTATATTAGCTATTAGATAAAAAATCTACGTACATATAAGTGGTGAGTATCTTTCTCTCAAATCAGTTTTCTTTCCATTTAAGAAAATTTGGGTTTATTTAACAAGACAATATTATGTGgttgttaattatataatttgtgactatcatggattttttttatttgatacaGTAAGGATATATTCACCTAAATATTCCTTGCAGAAGTAATTAACAAATtgcaaaatcaatatatatatatatatatataactccaaGAATAttgaaaggggaaaaaaaaggcaaaaggaAGGTGGATAATGGCAGGTGATACacattataattaacaaaaataaagacaaaGTTTGTATAATATTGGACAAATATAGAGCTTCAGAGATGCCTTGCAATATCATCCAAAGAAAACGCCGGCCAATCCTTTGAACTTTGAAGCTCaaaatattagtaataaaaaagCATGAGAATCTTTATTGGAAGACactcacaacaaacaacagTACTACAAATGGATTCTTTTGCCTTCATTTGGTCTATTCTCCAATTTTTTAGGGTTTCAACTCAGACCACCTCATTCTCTCATTCACCACGTCCTTccaatccatatatatatatataaaattcacGAATCTTATAGACAAATTTCTTCTTTCAAAAAACAAGTTAaattgtatattatatatatattataaaaattgaattatgaGTTTGTGaaggggtatatatgcaaaaatggCGAAGCACGTGAGAGGGAGCAGCGGAAAACAAGGCCAGGACTTGAAAAGACAAGCATCGTTGAACCTATTTTGAGCCGCATGATACTCCCGCTTTGCACGCCACCTTCATCGCtaccttttccttttcttttgtttataacttcattttatatatatatatactaaataatttcaaatgattTAAAGTTTGAAATGTTTGTATAAAGTTAAAAACTCAACTCAAGCATGCATCCCACTAACATACACacacattcaaacaaacaagcaaacaaacattcaagtcatctctttctctctaataTGTACAAATGAAGTAAAAGTGtaaaacaacatgaaaaaaacaaaacaccatTAATTACTAAGAACAAGACCTTATCAACCCTAAATTATAAAGATTTCTCCTAACAAAACTACCCAAATAAACAAGTCCTACACCACCACCTTCCTCAACCTTCCTCCTTCCCAAAGTCTTCTTCACCACTTCCCCCACCTTCAAACTCCCATTCCCCATCCTCTCTTTCACCATTTCAATCACCTTATCACTCACCAAATTACACCCTGcaacatcatcaacataaaaCACACTCTTCACCACCTTCTCTTCCATTCTCATGACTTCTGCCATTGTTATGGATaacccattctctctcaaaaccctagtaaCATCAGCTAACAATCCATGTCTATCTTCTGCACATATCTCCAACCTCAACCCTTTCTCTGCTCTTCTCTCTATCCCTGCTCTCAAATTCTTCACCactctttccttttcttcttctgttcCAATTATCTTCCCGTCAGAATTACGTACGTAGAACtcctgcatgcatgcatgcaaaaacatttacatttattaattaatattcatatttgataaaaaaaaaaaattaactgttATTAATTAGTTATGCTCTTACCTGATGTGCTTTATCACCGTCAGTGCTAACCGtaccatgaaaaacaacataatTCATGTCGGTGAGAACACAAACAACATCGAACAAGAGCTTGGGACGATCACGGCATTGAATGTTAATAACGGAGTAGTCTCGTTTGACCAAGTTTTGTATAGTAACAGAGACTGTCAACGGCGTTGACTGGGATGGTTGTTCAGGGAGTAAGAGTTGGTGGAGACGACGGTCGGAGTGGGACACGGCCGTGGAGGTTGGTTGGACATCGCCGTTGATGACGTGGCGAAGCCTAGTGATGATGACGTTGAGCTTGGTGGGGTTTTGGTCAAAGTCAACGTTGTGAATGAAGAGGAGAGAAGCCATGCAACCGTTGAAAGTCCAGGTCTTGACGGCGGCGATAGAGCAATCAAGGTCGGCGAGGACGGCGAAGAGGTCGGAGAGGAGCCCCGGCCGGTCACCGGCAGTGAGCTCTAGAGCTGTTAGAGAAGTGTTAggaagtggtggtggtgaaGTGGGGTGAGAAAGGTGGTCGGAGGTGGCGGCGGTGAGGAGGGAGTGATGAATGAGGGAGAGGAGGTGAGGGTCGTCGGAAAGCTTATCGGAGAGGTGGTCGGTGAGATGGAAGACGTCCATGAACCAGGAAGCGTCGGAGGAGATGTAGGCTTTGGTGATGGAGAGGTTGAGGTCTGAGAGTGCTTGTATGGCTTCTAGAAGAACACCATGCTTCCGAGCACTATGGAGTTTTACTATAGTGGTACTTGGACTTACTTTGTTATCAATCACCaccctttaaaaaataaataaataaataaataaataaaagaattagcAAGTTGTTAATCACTTTTAGTACTCAAAGATTATGTTTAAACTCTCTATGTCTAGCTACAATGATCATGTTTTCTTTACcataaaagagaaataaagaagaagaagaagaagaatacctGGGAGTGTTCATCCTAGTGACAAGCTTTTGGTACTCATCTAATGAACCAGGCCATTCCATGTCTTTGTTTCTCTTGATCTAAAGTGGAAGACTAAAACAAACTAGCTCTTTCCCTTGAGTttggttctatatatatatatatatatatataaatttttaatggatCTCCATTGAAGAGGTGGATTTGGGGGAGGGGGTTGCTTTATATTGGAGGATGAGCCCTTGCAAAGGAACACTAGTACGATAACACGGTCACATGCCGTGCAAACCGGTCGGGTCAACACGTCTGACTGGACCCACGTCTTCTTGTTGACTGACACTGGGCCCACCACCCTTAGCCAACtccattgattttgtttgttgttagtGTGGAGTGTTTCATTAATTAACCCTCATTATTGTTTTAAGATAACAAGAGACATTGTCGGTATTGAGGCTTATTAGTGCTATAAATGTTGTTTTTAATGAGACCCACTCATCCAACACACTGACAAGCTTATGTGCTCTTCTTGTCTGACTTTTTTCATTTGCCATGCATCATTGGTCCCATTTCCTCTCCTCATGTCCACCCTCCTAATCACTAATTACattcataaaataaacacaGACTTaggaaaaaatgatatatatatatatatatattaatttatataacagTCAACACtcaactaaattttttattat is drawn from Dioscorea cayenensis subsp. rotundata cultivar TDr96_F1 unplaced genomic scaffold, TDr96_F1_v2_PseudoChromosome.rev07_lg8_w22 25.fasta BLBR01001330.1, whole genome shotgun sequence and contains these coding sequences:
- the LOC120256185 gene encoding ACT domain-containing protein ACR8-like, coding for MEWPGSLDEYQKLVTRMNTPRVVIDNKVSPSTTIVKLHSARKHGVLLEAIQALSDLNLSITKAYISSDASWFMDVFHLTDHLSDKLSDDPHLLSLIHHSLLTAATSDHLSHPTSPPPLPNTSLTALELTAGDRPGLLSDLFAVLADLDCSIAAVKTWTFNGCMASLLFIHNVDFDQNPTKLNVIITRLRHVINGDVQPTSTAVSHSDRRLHQLLLPEQPSQSTPLTVSVTIQNLVKRDYSVINIQCRDRPKLLFDVVCVLTDMNYVVFHGTVSTDGDKAHQEFYVRNSDGKIIGTEEEKERVVKNLRAGIERRAEKGLRLEICAEDRHGLLADVTRVLRENGLSITMAEVMRMEEKVVKSVFYVDDVAGCNLVSDKVIEMVKERMGNGSLKVGEVVKKTLGRRKVEEGGGVGLVYLGSFVRRNLYNLGLIRSCS